In the genome of Leeuwenhoekiella sp. MAR_2009_132, one region contains:
- the mgrA gene encoding L-glyceraldehyde 3-phosphate reductase, translating into MNVTSKYLAPDKRYETMRYRRCGRSGIKLPMISLGLWHNFGNSADFTNGRSILRTAFDKGITHFDLANNYGPPYGSAETNFGQIFKEDFKPYRDELIISSKAGYDMWPGPYGDFGSRKYLIASCDQSLKRMGLEYVDIFYHHRPDLETPLEETMGALDQIVRSGKALYVGISNYGAARTREAAAILKQLGTPFLVHQPRYNMLDRWVEDGLLDALDETGLGSVVFSPLQQGLLTDKYLNGIPKDSRAANSMYLSEDRITEDLINTVKQLNTLAKERGQSLAQMAISWLLKDHRVTSVLVGVSKVEQLQNNIDALSNLEFSDDELSKIEVLLKKNS; encoded by the coding sequence ATGAATGTGACTTCTAAATATTTGGCTCCAGACAAACGCTATGAAACTATGCGCTATCGCCGTTGTGGAAGGAGCGGAATTAAGTTGCCTATGATTTCTCTGGGATTGTGGCATAACTTTGGTAATTCAGCAGATTTCACAAACGGAAGATCAATTTTAAGAACCGCATTTGATAAAGGGATTACGCATTTTGATCTCGCTAATAATTATGGTCCGCCGTATGGTTCTGCAGAGACTAATTTTGGTCAGATTTTTAAAGAAGATTTTAAACCGTATCGGGATGAACTTATCATTTCATCAAAAGCTGGTTATGATATGTGGCCCGGACCTTATGGAGATTTTGGGTCGCGAAAATATTTAATCGCCAGTTGCGATCAATCATTAAAGCGTATGGGCTTAGAGTACGTAGATATATTTTACCATCACCGTCCAGATTTAGAGACACCGCTTGAAGAAACCATGGGTGCGCTAGATCAGATTGTACGATCTGGAAAAGCACTTTATGTAGGTATTTCTAATTATGGTGCAGCACGTACGCGTGAAGCGGCAGCGATTTTAAAGCAGCTGGGAACACCTTTTCTCGTGCATCAGCCCAGATACAATATGTTAGACCGCTGGGTTGAAGATGGTTTGCTAGATGCGTTAGATGAGACCGGTCTGGGAAGTGTGGTTTTTTCACCTTTACAGCAAGGATTATTAACAGATAAATACCTCAACGGAATCCCAAAAGATTCACGCGCTGCTAATTCTATGTATCTCTCTGAGGATCGAATTACAGAAGATCTCATAAATACGGTTAAGCAATTAAATACGCTTGCAAAAGAGCGTGGTCAAAGTCTTGCGCAAATGGCTATTAGCTGGTTGCTAAAAGATCACAGGGTGACTTCGGTATTAGTTGGGGTGAGTAAAGTTGAACAGCTTCAGAACAATATAGATGCGTTATCTAATCTTGAATTTTCTGATGATGAACTTTCAAAAATTGAAGTACTACTGAAAAAGAATTCTTAA